One Phaseolus vulgaris cultivar G19833 chromosome 11, P. vulgaris v2.0, whole genome shotgun sequence genomic window carries:
- the LOC137824294 gene encoding zinc finger protein ZAT5-like yields MEMEGLYSNSNSNSNSSSTQSNIAKGKRTKRMRLLSPSGVVVASTAATGVTATSCSSPNSGGSSTTTYESEEEDMANCLILLAQGGEPHRHQPRHHKQRVEDHGLGDCNGVKTGKGNGNTTNTAATTAVNTKVGFFIYECKTCNRTFPSFQALGGHRASHKKPKLVGEEKKTPPSQLQHMFVTKYDRFEEDNVKSGPPISLQLGHGNNSKGKIHECSICGSEFSSGQALGGHMRRHRASTNTSTVDTSSNTVTTAVAATVSPPRNILQLDLNLPAPEDDIREAKFQFPVTTQMLVGTPALVDCLY; encoded by the coding sequence ATGGAGATGGAAGGGTTATATTCTAATTCTAATTCCAATTCCAATTCCAGTTCTACCCAGAGCAACATAGCCAAGGGCAAACGCACCAAAAGGATGAGGCTTTTGTCCCCTTCTGGTGTCGTCGTTGCTAGCACCGCCGCCACTGGAGTCACCGCCACTAGTTGCTCCAGTCCTAATTCCGGTGGCTCCTCCACCACCACTTACGAGAGCGAAGAGGAAGACATGGCAAATTGTTTGATTCTCTTGGCCCAGGGAGGGGAACCTCACCGTCATCAACCTCGCCATCACAAGCAACGAGTTGAAGATCATGGTCTTGGAGATTGTAACGGTGTCAAGACAGGAAAGGGTAACGGTAACACCACCAACACCGCCGCAACAACCGCGGTTAACACCAAAGTTGGGTTCTTTATTTATGAGTGCAAAACGTGTAACCGAACGTTCCCTTCGTTTCAAGCTCTCGGTGGACACAGGGCGAGTCACAAAAAGCCGAAACTCGTGGGTGAAGAGAAAAAAACACCACCCTCTCAATTGCAGCACATGTTTGTTACCAAGTATGATCGGTTCGAAGAGGATAACGTTAAAAGTGGTCCTCCAATTTCCCTTCAATTGGGTCATGGCAACAACAGCAAGGGTAAGATTCATGAATGTTCCATTTGTGGTTCTGAATTCTCATCAGGACAAGCATTGGGTGGACACATGAGGAGGCATAGGGCATCGACAAACACCAGCACTGTTGACACAAGTTCTAACACCGTCACCACCGCTGTCGCCGCCACTGTTTCGCCGCCGCGTAACATCTTGCAATTGGATCTTAACCTCCCGGCGCCGGAGGATGATATTCGGGAGGCCAAGTTTCAATTTCCCGTAACAACTCAGATGCTGGTTGGTACTCCGGCTTTGGTAGATTGTCTTTATTAG